The Chryseolinea soli genome contains a region encoding:
- a CDS encoding outer membrane beta-barrel protein, which yields MKKIAIIIALACGCGLVQAQDNYFFVNWDINTPMTNTNWIGSTSTRGFRGGYRAVFGSQRQFSAGLDVSWATFSEYKPTQTFQQEAGAITTDYFNYIYQLSFAASGQYYFHKSTNERFFSYVGMGLGANQNKYTVFYNIYKDQHAAWGFLARPEAGILLRISTRKRIGLMAAVHYDYSTNKSNDYNYSSFSAVGVSVGIMSMQW from the coding sequence ATGAAAAAGATAGCGATCATCATCGCGCTGGCCTGTGGATGCGGGCTGGTGCAGGCGCAAGACAATTACTTCTTTGTGAACTGGGACATCAACACGCCGATGACCAACACGAACTGGATCGGCTCCACCTCCACCCGGGGCTTCCGGGGCGGGTACAGGGCTGTCTTCGGATCGCAACGCCAGTTTTCGGCGGGTTTGGACGTGAGCTGGGCTACCTTTAGCGAGTACAAACCCACGCAAACCTTTCAGCAAGAGGCCGGGGCGATCACCACCGACTACTTCAACTACATCTACCAACTGTCTTTTGCTGCCAGCGGCCAGTATTATTTTCACAAGAGCACCAACGAACGCTTCTTCAGCTATGTGGGGATGGGATTGGGCGCAAATCAGAATAAGTACACGGTTTTCTACAATATTTATAAAGACCAGCATGCGGCCTGGGGCTTTTTGGCCCGCCCGGAAGCCGGTATTTTGTTGCGCATCAGCACACGGAAGCGCATCGGGTTGATGGCTGCCGTCCATTACGATTATTCCACCAACAAGAGCAACGACTACAACTACAGCAGTTTCTCGGCGGTGGGGGTTTCGGTGGGCATCATGTCTATGCAGTGGTAA